Within Deinococcus actinosclerus, the genomic segment TTCAAGGGCGCTGCCGGGATGGACGCCCGCGCCCTCCAGGACGCCTTCGACGACCTCGGTGTGCGCCGGGGCGGCGGCGTGGGCCCCGAGGCGACCCGCATCGGCGTGAGCGGCCTGCGGGCCGACCTGCGCGCCGCACTGGCCCTCACTGCTGACGTCCTCAGCCGCCCCGAACTGCCCGAGGACGAATTCGAGATTCTCACGGACCTCGCCCGGCAGGATATTGAGGGCCTGGAGGACAGCCCCGCCGACCGGCTCGCCACCCGCGCCCGGCAGATCGCCTTCCCCCGCCCGGCCGCTTCCCCCTACGCCGGGTACGCGCACCCGGCGAGCGGTACCCCAGGCGGCCTGGACGCCCTCACCCCGCAGGGCGTCCGGGAGCACCTCACCCGCTACGGGCAGGCGGGCAGCGTGCTGGGACTCGTCGCCGACCTCGACCCAGGTGACGCCCTCGCCCTCGTCGAGGAGACCCTCGGCGGCCTGCGACCCGGCCTCGACGAACCCGTCCCCGCGCCCTTCCAGGCCCACGCGCAGGCGCACGAACCCCACCCAGACGGCGAGCAGACGCACCTCAGCCTCACCGCGCCCGGCGTCGGCCCCCGCGACGCGCACTGGCTGGCGTGGCAGGTCGCCCTGACCGCCCTGAGCGGCGGCAGCGCCAGCCGCCTGTTCCACGCCGTCCGCGAGGAACGCGGCCTCGCGTACGCCGTCAGCGCCAGCCCCATCCTCCTCGGCGGGCACGGCTACCTCAGCGCGTACGCCGCCAGCACCCCCGAACGCGCCCCCGAAACCCTCCAAGTGCTCCGCGCGGAACTCACCCGCCTCCCGCAGGGCCTCACCCCCGCGGAGTTCGAACGGGCCCGCACCGGCCTCGCCATCAGCGTCATCTTCGGCGCCGAGAGCCTGCGCGGCCGCGCCCACGCCCTCACCCGCGACGTCGCCCTGTTCGGCCACCCCCGCTCCGTCCAGACCCTGCGCGAGAGCATCCAGGCCCTCACCCTGACGCACGTCAACGACTTCCTGAGCAGCTACGACCCCACCCGGGACGCCACCACCGTCACCCTCGGCCCCAGCGACCCCACCCTCAACCCGGACCCCACCCATGCCTGACCTGCCCCACACTCAACTGCACCACCACACCCTCCCCAACGGCCTCACCCTCCTGCTCGAACCCGACCCGGACGCGCAGACCATCGCCGCCGGGTACTTCGTCAACACCGGCAGCCGCGAAGAAACCCCCCAGGACATGGGTGCGAGCCACTTCATCGAACACCTGCTGTTCAAAGGCAGCGACGAAGTGGGCGCCCGCGAACTCAACGAACGCCTCGACGACCTCGGCGGGCACGCCAACGCCTTCACGAGCGAAGAAGCCACCGTCTACCACGCCGCCACCCTCCCCGAACACACCCCCGAACTGCTGCACACCCTCACCGAACTGATGCGCCCCGCCCTGCGCGACACCGACATCCACACCGAACGCGGCGTCATCCTCGAAGAGATCGCCATGTACGCCGACCAGCCCAGCGTCTGCGTCACCGACCAGCTCCGCGCCGACTACTGGGGCGACCACCCCCTCGGCCAGCCCATCCTCGGCACCACCCACACCGTCACCACCCTCAGCCCCGACACCCTCCGTGCCCACCACCACGCCCGCTACGGCGCCCGGCGCGTCACCCTCACCGTCACCGGCCAGTTCGACCCGCACCAGCTCACCACCTGGGCCCAGCAGCACCTGAAGGACTGGCCCGCCGGCACCCCCACCCCCGGCCCCGACCCCCGCCCCCCCGCCTGGCCCGACCAGACCCGCACCCTCACCGACCCCGACCTCACCCGCGTCCACCTCGCCGCCACCAGCCCCGGCCTCGGCGCCCACCACCCCCTGCGCGAAGCCGCGCACGTCCTGGCCGACCTCATCGGCGGCGAAAACGGCGCGCTCTACTGGACCCTCATCGACACCGGCACCTGCGACAGCGCCGACCTCGCCCACCTCGAATACCACGCGTGCGGCACCTTCGAAGGCGGCTTCACCAGCGACCCCGACCGCGCCCCCCAGGCCCTCGCCACCTACCGGCAGGTTCTCGCGGACGCCCACACCCTCATCACCCCCCAGGCCGTGCGCCGCGCCGCCCGCAAACTCGCTGTCAGCACGCTCCTGCGCGCCGAAACCCCCCAGGGCCGCCTCTTCACCCTCGGCATGGAATACCTCGCCACCGGGCGCACCCTCAGCACCGACGACCTCGTGAAACGCTACGAGAACGTCACCGTGCAGGACGTGCAGGAAGTGCTGCGGTTGTGCCCCATGGACCGACTGACGGCCGTGGCGCTCGGGCCTATCTCGGAACTCTGATTTCGTTTGGGGGTACTTCCCCGTTGGAAGGGTTGCGCCTGCGGCGGGCTGCCCCACCCCCCAGCCCCCTACCCCAGAGGGGCAGGGGGGGCTTACGTTGCACTGGGCAAGAGTTTTTACTGATGGTGGCGGGGTTGCTGTATGCGGTGACGGGTCCGGCTTCGACGCCATCCTGCCGCCCCCTCGCAGGCCCGCGCGCTGCGCGCACGACGGCCGGTGGTGGTCTGCGGTCAGGTGATCGGTGGGACGCTCCGCGCCGCTGATCGACTTTCAAAACCGCCGCTATTGCCAAAGCGAGAATGAATAGAACATTCCGGGTCGCACCACGATGTGGGGCCAACCCATCGTCGTGGCAACGCGGCCCGTCGTGCGCGCAGCGCGCGGGGCGCCCGCAGCGAACCCGGAGGTCTGCAACCCCATACGTGGCCGTCCCCGCCAGTTACCCGCTGACCAAGCCCGAGAAATACCTGCCGAGCGCAGCGACCGCTCCCCCTGCCCCTCTGGGGGACTCGTATGAGCCGCTTGCGGAGGGGGCTGGGGGGTGGGGAGGCCCGCCGCCGGCGCAGCCCCACGACGTCACCCCCGATGTGTTGCCGAATAAAGCGCGAGAACCTCGCGCGCCTCGTCCACGTGCATCTGTTCCACGAGCGCGCCCTGGTGCGTGGCGATGCTTTTCCCTTCGTTGCGCGCGGCGTCCCACGCGTCGATGAGGGCCTGTGCTTCTGCCGCTTCGGTTGCGGTGACCCCGAACGCCTGGTTGGCGGGTTCGATCTGGTTGGGGTGGATGAGGGTTTTGCCGCTGAAGCCGAGGGCGCGGCCCTGCTGGCATTCGCGCGTGAATCCGGTGTCGTCTCGGATGTCGTTGTACACGGCGTCGATGGGGGTCTTACCGTGGGCGCGGGCGGCGAGGACGACGCTGCTCAGCGCGTGCAGGAGGGGGGTGCGGTCCGGGTGGGGTTGGGTGCGCAGGGTGCGGGCGAGGTCGTTGGCGCCGACGATGAGGGTGGTGACGCCGGGCACGGCGGCGATGTGGGGGGCGTTGAGGACGCCTTGGGGCGTTTCGATCATGGCCCAGAGGGGAAGGCCGAGGCTGAGGGCGTGGGCGTCCTCGGCACGTTCGACTTTGGGCAGGACGATGCCGCTGGCGCCGGCGGTCAGCGCCAGTTCGCGGTCGTCGTGTTCCCAGGGGGTGTTCAGGGCGTTGACGCGGATGAGGACGGGGACGGGCCAGGGGGTCTGGAGGGCCTGGCGGATGTGGTCGCGGGCGGCGGGTTTGTGTTCGGGGGCGACGGCGTCTTCGAGGTCGAGGATGATGGCGTCGGCGCCCAGGGTGCGGGCTTTGTCGATGGCGCGGGGTTTGTCGCCGGGGACGTACAGGACGGAGCGGGGGGGGTGGGCTGGGGGCATGCGTTCAGTATCGGGCGGTGCGGCCGGTGATGGGGCCTGAGGGTTGGGTACTGGGGGTATGGTGGCGGTATGGCTGCCCTGCGTCCACGTGTGCATTTCACCGCCCGGCGGTTCTGGTTGAACGACCCGAACGGGCTGGTGTTCGCGGGGGGGCGGTATCACGTGTTCTTCCAGCACAATCCGCGCGCGGGGAATCACGGGTACATGAGCTGGGGGCACGCGTCGAGCGTGGACCTGCTGCGCTGGGAGGAGCATGAGGTGGCCCTGCCGTGGCGGGAGGGGCGGGACGTGTTCTCGGGGAGCGCGGTGGTGGACTGGCGGAACTCGTCGGGCCTGGGGGACGCGGGGGACGCGGGGCCGCCGGTGGTGGCGATGTTCACGGGGAACGGCTTCTACCATCAGGCGCAGTACCTGGCGGTCAGCCGGGACGGTGGGGAGACGTGGGCGTTCGGGCCGCCGGAGCCGGTGCTGGATGAGGGCAAGCAGGATTTCCGTGATCCGAAGGTGTTCTGGTACGCGCCGTGCGGCTCCTGGGTGAGCGTGGTGGTGCACCCGGACGAGCGGCAGGTGGGGGTGTACACGTCACCGGACCTGCGGGTGTGGTCGCGGGCGGGTGTGTTCGGCCCGGCGGGTGGCGTGGCGGGCATCTGGGAGGTGCCGGACCTGTTTCCGCTGGTGGTGGCGGGGCAGGAGCGGTGGGTGTTGAAGGTGGACGTGTTCGAGGGCGGGCCGCAGGGGGGTACGGGCGCGCAGTACTGGGTGGGCGACTTCGACGGGCGGGTGTTCACGCCGTCGCAGGGGGCGCGCTGGGCGGACGCGGGGAAGGATTTCTACGCGGCGATCACGTTCAGTGACCTGCCGCAGCCGGGGCGGCGGGTGTGGCTGGGGTGGCTGAACAACTGGGTGTACGCGAACCATCTGCCAACCCAACCGTGGCAGGGGGTGCTGACGCTGCCGCGTGAGCTGAGTCTGGTCCCGGACGGCCCGGAGTGGGCGCTGGCGCAGGTGCCGGTGCCGGAACTGGAGGCGCTGCGGGACGAGGCGCTGGCGCTGCCCGGCGGTCAGCGGGTCGAGGTGGGCGAGGGGGTGCCGCTGGATCTCACGCTGCCCATGACGTCCTGGACACTCCAGCTGCTGTCCGCCGGGGGAGAGGAGGCGCGGCTGTGGCTGAATGGCGGGAGCCTGCACTTCACCCGCGCGGCGCCGGTGGGGCTGGACGGGTTCGCCGGGACGTTCAGTGCGCCGCTCCCGGACACGGTGGGCGAGGTGCGGGTGCTGCTCGACACCTGCACGCTGGAGGTCTTCGCGGCAGGGGGGCGCGTGGCGTTCACGCAGCTGCTGCTGCCGCACGCGCCAATCTCGGCGCTGCGGCTCAGGGGCGCGGACGGGCGCGGCTGGACGCTGCGGCCCACCCAGGCGCCGTAGGGTCTCTCTGGCTCAGGTCAGGCCCCAGATGCGCGGCGGGGCGAGTTCCAGCACGTTCCCGGCCGGGTCGTGGAAGTACAGGCTCTCGCCCCGGTCCCCCCAGGCGTACCGCGTGACGTGCAGGCCGGCGGCGCGCAGCCTCGCTTCCCAGGCGCCGGTCTGGGCGGGGTCCAGGGTCAGGCAGGCGTGCCCGCCGGGCGTTCCGGCGTGCGGGGGCACGTCGCCGGGCTGGGCGCTGGCGCGCGGGTCGAAGATCAGCAGCATGCTGCCGTCTAGCCGGTAGAACAGGTGCCGGCCCGGGACCCTGCTGTGCAGCGTGAGGCCGAGCACCCCGCTGTAGAAGTGCTCGGCGGCGGTCAGGTCGTGGGTGTACAGGCAGGTTTCCAGGACGCGCATGGGCGCAGCTTAGGGCAGCAGCAGCCGGGGTTCGGGGGCGGGGCCCAGCGCGCGGCGCTGCACGTCCCGCAGGACGCTGGGCCCGTCGGTGTGGATGCCGTGCTTGCGGAAGCTGGTGGCGAGGCTCTGGGTGTCCCGGGCGAGCAGGTCGCGGAAGTGCGGGTTCTGACGGGTCGCCAGTTGCGGGAAATCGATGATGGTCACGGTGTCCTCCTGCCAGAGCAGGTTGTAGGTGCTGTAGTCGCCGTGCGCGTACCCCAGGCGCAGCAGGTGGGCCATGCCGGTCAGGCTCTGCTCCCAGGCGCTGCGGGCCTGCTCGGGGGTCAGGTGCGCGTCGCTGAGGCGCGGAGCGACGTGATCCTCGGTGCCGATCAACCGCATCAGGACGGCGGGGTACGTGGCGGTGTAGTCGTAGGGGTGGGGGCCGACCAGGGGTTCGGGGACGGGCAGGCCGGCCTGCCACAGCGCCCACAGGTGCGCGTACTCGGCGGCCACCCAGCCCTGCTGGAGCATCTCCAGGCCCGCGCGGGTGCGGCCCTCGACAGCGCGGCGGTCACGGTCCTTGACGATGACCTGCCCGGCGCGGTACACGCCGTCGTCCTTGAAGGAGCGGGCCTGCAGGTCGCGGTAGAGCTTCACGAGGACGCTGCCGCGCGGCCCGCGGGCGACGTACGCGGTGGCTTCCTTGCCGCTCTTGAGTTCCGCGACGATCTCGGTGACGTGGCCCAGGTCTTTCAGGCGGCGGATCACGTCGTCCTGTTCGCTGTCCCCGTCGGCGGTCAGCTGGGCGAGCTGTCGCCTGCCGACGGGTTTCTTCCGGCCGCGCCGGCGGGGTTCGGCAGCGTCGGTCCAGGGGTCGTCCAGCCAGTCCGGATCGGTCCAGTCCTGGGCGGATGGGGCGTGGGTGTGGGCGCTCATGGGCGCCTCCGGGGGTCAGTCCAGGGTGTGGCGCCCGAAGGCAGAGGCGGCCAGTGGGGTTGCGTCAAAATCACTCCAGGGTGCGGAAACGAGAACTTCGTGCGCGGCGGTCTGGATTTCAGTGATGTCGGTCATAGCTGGCACCTCCTTTCGGTGATGGGTCAAGCGTAGCAGCAGAGCGTGGCGCCTGTCACGAACGAAACGGGGCGCTAGGCCATCACGCCTAGCGCCCCGCCTGCCTGCGGCGCCCCGCTTATTTCAGCGTCTTGCTGATGTAGGCGTTGGAGTAGTAGTCGGTGGCCTTCGCGCCGGCCGGGAGTTTGCCCTGTTTCACGAGGGCCGCGACCGCTTTCGTCCACGCACTGGGATTCATGGCGCCCAGGCCGTTCGCCTGCGTGTACGGGCCGGTCATCAGGGGCACGCTGGCCTTCAGGACGTCCAGGCTGCCGCTCGCGCCGAACACGGGCTGCGCCAGCTTGAACGCGCGGGCCGGGTCGGCGACCGTGAATTTCAGGCCGCGCTGGCTGGCGCGCACGACCTTCTTCGCCAGGTCCCCGGTCAGGCTCTTGCCGGTGCCGATCAGGCCCACGCCGACCATCGGGTAGGCGTCCGTGACGTCCAGCGTGTACACCTTCTTGCCGCTGGTGCGGGCCAGTTGCAGCACGTCGTTGTTCGCGTACCCCACGGCGGCGTCCACGCGGCCGGCGCGCACGGCGTCCACCTGCGTGAAGCCGATGGAGTTCAGGCGCACGTCGCGGCCCTCATTCAGGTTCGCGCTGTCCAGCAGCGCCTGGATCGCGTGGTACGAACTGCCGAACGGCCCCGGGATACCCACCGACTTGCCCTTCAGGCTCTCCGGGCCGTTCAGGGGCGAGAGGCTGAACACCGTCACCGGGTTCTTCTGGTACATCGTCATGACGTAGCGCACGTCCGCCCCCTGGTTGCGCGCGAAGATCGCGTCCTCCGGGTCGCCCACCACGAAGTCCAGCTTGCCCTGCAGCAGCAGCGGCAGCAGCTGCGACACGTACCCGTGCTGGTACTTCACGCTCAGGCCCTCGGCGCGGAAGTAGCCCAGTTTGTCCGCGACGTAGAAGGGCGTGAACTGCACGTCCGGGTTGTACCCCAGCCCGATGTTCACGGTGCGCTGCGCGGACGCGGAGGTCGCCAGCAGGCCCAGCAGGAGGAAAGCGGCACGCTTCATGAGAGGCAGTATAGGCGGGGCAGCTGACCGCGCCGTGACCCGGCTTGCCCTTCGCGCCCCATCACGCGCCGTGATGACGGGCCTCCGGTTTCCTGATAGCGCCCCGGGGACGGGACACCCGGCGGGGCCCGCGCGTGTCAGGCTGCATGTATGGACCTGAACTCCTGGACGCCGGACGACAACGCCCGCCGCTTCGCCACGCTGATCGCCACGGCGTCCGCCGTGTTCACCTTCCTGGCCCTCTGGATGGGCGCCGCCCTGCATCCACTGCTGGCCCTGCTGCTGGCCGCCGTGGACGCCGTGGTCGTCTGGCTGATCGCGCGCGCCGCCCTGCGGGTGTACTTCCGCCGCTGACCGCCCCGCGCGCCGCATGAACGCCCTCGCAACGCCCGCCCCAGCCTGACGGGTGGTACACTCGGGGGCACGCCCGCACACGCCCCGGCCTCCGGGAGCCCGTGCCCCGGCCGCGAAGACGCGCGCACAGGTGGCGGCGGCAGGAATCAAAGGAGAAAACCCATGACCGACAACAACGAGCTGCGCCCCGGTGAGCAGACGCCAGAAGAACTGCGTGACCTGATCCCCCAGCTGGAAGGTGAACCCGACGAGGACGCCGTTCTCGACGCCGAGGAAGCCGCTGCCGACACCAGCGTCAGCGCCGAGGGTGCCGAAGGCGAGGAATTCGAAGAGGAATTCATCGACGCCGATGAACTGATGGCCGTGCTGGCCGAACTGAAGGAACTGCTCGAAGCGCAGGGCAAGGAAATCCGTGGCCTGCGCCGCGAGATGCGCGAGATGCGCGAGAGCCAGGGTCAGGGCGGCTTCCGCCCCCGTGAAGACCGCGGCGAGCGCGGCGGCTTCCAGGGTGGCGACCGCGGCGGTGACCGTGGCGGCTTCCGCCCCCGCGAGGACCGTGGCGGCTTCCAGGGCGGCGGCGACCGTGGTGGCTTCCGCCCCCGTGAAGACCGTGGCGGGTACCAGGGCGGCGACCGTGGTGGCTTCCGTCCCCGTGAAGACCGTGGCGGGTACCAGGGCGGCGGCGACCGTGGTGGCTTCCGTCCCCGCGAAGACCGCGGCGAGCGCGGCGGCTTCCAGGGTGGCGACCGCGGCGGTGACCGTGGCGGCTTCCGCCCCCGCGAGGACCGCGGCGGCTTCCAGGGCGGCGGCGACCGTGGCGGTTTCCGTCCCCGTGAAGACCGTGGCGGCGACCGCCCCGCGTTCCGTCCCCGCGAAGACCGTCCTGCCGAGCAGGGCGGCGAGTTCCGCCCCCGCGCCCGCGCGGACCGTGGCTGGAACAACCGCCGCGACGACGAGTAACACCCACACCTGAAAGGGGGCCGGACGCGCAGTCCGGCCCCTCGTCTTGTCTGGCGTCAGGCGGTGGCTGTGCCGGCGGGCGTGACGCTGGGGATCAGGTAACGGTCGAGCCAGCCCAGGTATTCGGTCAGGCGGGTCAGGCGGCGGTCCGGGCGGCCGGAGCGGGACAGTTCGTGGTCCTCGCCGGGGAAGCGCACGAAGCGCACCGGGACGCCGTGGAGGATGAGGGCCGCGTACCACTGCTCGGCCTGTTCGATGGGGCAGCGGTGGTCGAGGACCGAGTGGACGATCAGGGTGGGCGTCCTGACGTTCTCGACGTACTGGAGGGGGCTCATGTCCCAGAGTTTCAGGGCGTCTTTGCTTCGGTGGAAGTTCAGGCCGAGTTCGTCGTCCCAGAAGCGCAGGCCGATGTCGCTGGTGCCGCCGAACGACAGCAGGTTGCAGATGCTGCGGTCGGTGATGGCGGCGTGGAAGCGGGTGGTGTGCGCGGTGAGCCAGTTGGTCATGAAGCCGCCGTAGCTGCCGCCCATGACGGCGGTGCGGGTGCGGTCGAGGCGGGGCTCGGCGTCCAGGCAGGCGTCGAAGAAGGTCAGGAGGTCGTCGGCGTCGACGCTGCCCCAGCGGCCGTGGATGGCGTCCACCCAGGCCTGTCCGTAGCCGAGGCTGCCGCGTGGGTTGCTGTAGCACACGGCCTGGCCGCGTGCGGCGTACAGCTGGAATTCGTGCGTGAAGGCGTGGCCGTAGTCGGTGTGGGGGCCGCCGTGGATGCTGAGGATCGCGGGGACGGTGTCGGTGCCGTCGGGGAGCAACATCCAGCCCTCGCCCTCGCCGAGTTCGGTGGGGAAGGTCACGCGCACCGGGGTGCGGGCCGGGAAGGGGAGGTTGGCGTGCAGGTCCGTGACCGGCTGGCCGTTCAGGATCACCTCGGGGAACTGGTCGGCCCGTTCGCGGATGAGGGCGAGGCCACCGCCGCGGGCCGTGAAGGCCGGGATGACGCCCTGCGGGTCGTGGGTGTGGACCTGCACGGTCCCGGACTGCTCACCGGCGGCCAGGGTGGCGGTGAGCAGTCCGCAGCTGCCGCGCACGGTGCTGCTGAACAGCAGGGTGCGGCCGTCCAGCCACACGGGTTTCTCGGGCATGGCGCCCACGTGGCAGTCGCCGCCCACGCCGTTCCCGACCGGGTGGTCGTGCCCGGCGTCCAGGCGCACCGGGGCGGCGTCCCCGGTCAGGGGCAGCAGGTACAGGTGGGTGTGTTCGGTGTTGCCCTGTCCGGCGGGGCGGCCCACCAGCGCGAA encodes:
- a CDS encoding M16 family metallopeptidase, with the protein product MPVRPPPSSPAHLWTLPGGLTVVFERRHTPGFAFDLRVPVGSAHDPAGAEGTGGVLEEWLFKGAAGMDARALQDAFDDLGVRRGGGVGPEATRIGVSGLRADLRAALALTADVLSRPELPEDEFEILTDLARQDIEGLEDSPADRLATRARQIAFPRPAASPYAGYAHPASGTPGGLDALTPQGVREHLTRYGQAGSVLGLVADLDPGDALALVEETLGGLRPGLDEPVPAPFQAHAQAHEPHPDGEQTHLSLTAPGVGPRDAHWLAWQVALTALSGGSASRLFHAVREERGLAYAVSASPILLGGHGYLSAYAASTPERAPETLQVLRAELTRLPQGLTPAEFERARTGLAISVIFGAESLRGRAHALTRDVALFGHPRSVQTLRESIQALTLTHVNDFLSSYDPTRDATTVTLGPSDPTLNPDPTHA
- a CDS encoding M16 family metallopeptidase; protein product: MPDLPHTQLHHHTLPNGLTLLLEPDPDAQTIAAGYFVNTGSREETPQDMGASHFIEHLLFKGSDEVGARELNERLDDLGGHANAFTSEEATVYHAATLPEHTPELLHTLTELMRPALRDTDIHTERGVILEEIAMYADQPSVCVTDQLRADYWGDHPLGQPILGTTHTVTTLSPDTLRAHHHARYGARRVTLTVTGQFDPHQLTTWAQQHLKDWPAGTPTPGPDPRPPAWPDQTRTLTDPDLTRVHLAATSPGLGAHHPLREAAHVLADLIGGENGALYWTLIDTGTCDSADLAHLEYHACGTFEGGFTSDPDRAPQALATYRQVLADAHTLITPQAVRRAARKLAVSTLLRAETPQGRLFTLGMEYLATGRTLSTDDLVKRYENVTVQDVQEVLRLCPMDRLTAVALGPISEL
- a CDS encoding HpcH/HpaI aldolase/citrate lyase family protein, whose translation is MPPAHPPRSVLYVPGDKPRAIDKARTLGADAIILDLEDAVAPEHKPAARDHIRQALQTPWPVPVLIRVNALNTPWEHDDRELALTAGASGIVLPKVERAEDAHALSLGLPLWAMIETPQGVLNAPHIAAVPGVTTLIVGANDLARTLRTQPHPDRTPLLHALSSVVLAARAHGKTPIDAVYNDIRDDTGFTRECQQGRALGFSGKTLIHPNQIEPANQAFGVTATEAAEAQALIDAWDAARNEGKSIATHQGALVEQMHVDEAREVLALYSATHRG
- a CDS encoding glycoside hydrolase family 32 protein; translation: MAALRPRVHFTARRFWLNDPNGLVFAGGRYHVFFQHNPRAGNHGYMSWGHASSVDLLRWEEHEVALPWREGRDVFSGSAVVDWRNSSGLGDAGDAGPPVVAMFTGNGFYHQAQYLAVSRDGGETWAFGPPEPVLDEGKQDFRDPKVFWYAPCGSWVSVVVHPDERQVGVYTSPDLRVWSRAGVFGPAGGVAGIWEVPDLFPLVVAGQERWVLKVDVFEGGPQGGTGAQYWVGDFDGRVFTPSQGARWADAGKDFYAAITFSDLPQPGRRVWLGWLNNWVYANHLPTQPWQGVLTLPRELSLVPDGPEWALAQVPVPELEALRDEALALPGGQRVEVGEGVPLDLTLPMTSWTLQLLSAGGEEARLWLNGGSLHFTRAAPVGLDGFAGTFSAPLPDTVGEVRVLLDTCTLEVFAAGGRVAFTQLLLPHAPISALRLRGADGRGWTLRPTQAP
- a CDS encoding VOC family protein; translation: MRVLETCLYTHDLTAAEHFYSGVLGLTLHSRVPGRHLFYRLDGSMLLIFDPRASAQPGDVPPHAGTPGGHACLTLDPAQTGAWEARLRAAGLHVTRYAWGDRGESLYFHDPAGNVLELAPPRIWGLT
- a CDS encoding RIO1 family regulatory kinase/ATPase, which codes for MSAHTHAPSAQDWTDPDWLDDPWTDAAEPRRRGRKKPVGRRQLAQLTADGDSEQDDVIRRLKDLGHVTEIVAELKSGKEATAYVARGPRGSVLVKLYRDLQARSFKDDGVYRAGQVIVKDRDRRAVEGRTRAGLEMLQQGWVAAEYAHLWALWQAGLPVPEPLVGPHPYDYTATYPAVLMRLIGTEDHVAPRLSDAHLTPEQARSAWEQSLTGMAHLLRLGYAHGDYSTYNLLWQEDTVTIIDFPQLATRQNPHFRDLLARDTQSLATSFRKHGIHTDGPSVLRDVQRRALGPAPEPRLLLP
- a CDS encoding ABC transporter substrate-binding protein is translated as MKRAAFLLLGLLATSASAQRTVNIGLGYNPDVQFTPFYVADKLGYFRAEGLSVKYQHGYVSQLLPLLLQGKLDFVVGDPEDAIFARNQGADVRYVMTMYQKNPVTVFSLSPLNGPESLKGKSVGIPGPFGSSYHAIQALLDSANLNEGRDVRLNSIGFTQVDAVRAGRVDAAVGYANNDVLQLARTSGKKVYTLDVTDAYPMVGVGLIGTGKSLTGDLAKKVVRASQRGLKFTVADPARAFKLAQPVFGASGSLDVLKASVPLMTGPYTQANGLGAMNPSAWTKAVAALVKQGKLPAGAKATDYYSNAYISKTLK
- a CDS encoding S9 family peptidase; protein product: MTQPIPGPESLLPLVFPSDPQVSPDGTRAAFVLTRIEEDDPLKPDAAFARPRYKSQIWLADAQGARILTRGEGRDGSPRWSPDGQTLAFTRKAGEGAQLHLLPLSGGEAQVVTRFRNGVSDLQWSPDGQYVAFTTTADDEDKRDERGEARVITRPRYRFNGRDWLPERAARLYRLHVPSGELREWHAPEVELGGVTWLPDSSGVLFIAATDELAGAHWQQEVWHLSLHGTPRQVTRWASAVNAVVPHPDGQHFALVGRPAGQGNTEHTHLYLLPLTGDAAPVRLDAGHDHPVGNGVGGDCHVGAMPEKPVWLDGRTLLFSSTVRGSCGLLTATLAAGEQSGTVQVHTHDPQGVIPAFTARGGGLALIRERADQFPEVILNGQPVTDLHANLPFPARTPVRVTFPTELGEGEGWMLLPDGTDTVPAILSIHGGPHTDYGHAFTHEFQLYAARGQAVCYSNPRGSLGYGQAWVDAIHGRWGSVDADDLLTFFDACLDAEPRLDRTRTAVMGGSYGGFMTNWLTAHTTRFHAAITDRSICNLLSFGGTSDIGLRFWDDELGLNFHRSKDALKLWDMSPLQYVENVRTPTLIVHSVLDHRCPIEQAEQWYAALILHGVPVRFVRFPGEDHELSRSGRPDRRLTRLTEYLGWLDRYLIPSVTPAGTATA